GACCTTTGAGAGCCTTGTCGGTAGCCGTCTTAAGATCGTTCCAGATTGCTTCGTCATCGATACTATCCTCTTCGGGCTTCGCGACTTCGGGTAGAAGTATCAGATCCGACATGGTCACTTCGCCGGCTATTTTCAGCTCTTTACGGAGGGCTATCAACTGCTTGTAGTATGACTTGAGGGCTGTCTTGTTGATACGGTACTGCTCCTCGAGTCCATTGTTGGCATCAAAGCCCACATATATAGATATTTTTCCCCGGCTGACTGCGGCGCCAACGAGATCCCTGATTTTGGGCTCCATGGTGAAGAACTGGCGAGGCAGGCGCTGGTTGATTTCGAGAAAGCGGTTGTTAACGCTCGAAATCTCTACGGTATATTTGCCGGTTGGGGTTTTTAATTCGGCTTTTCCAAACCCGGTCATAGAATTCATTTTATTTTGCCCTTAAAATACAAAAAACAGGCTAAAGAATAAGCCATTGGAGTGATTTGTCAACTGATATTACTTTCAAAGTGACCTATTTGGCCGTTTTGACCTAAAAACACGACTCGTCTTGGCCGGCTAAGACCTTATCGATACGGGAGATTGAACCTTCCTTTTGTCTCGTCTCGGTGCGCTCGAAAAGATGTTTGAGTTGCTGCGCCGACCTGTGGATAGCGGTAATTCGACTGGTCATCTCATCGTCTATACAGCCGTTCTCGGTCAGAATCTTCTCCGCCGTCTGCAGAATTGTATTCAGTGGTTCGGCCAGTTCATGTTCATAACCTCTGGCAGACCGTTCTGACGGCAGCGCCGGTTTGTCGGCACGCTGAGACAGACTCTGCCTGCGTCGATACAATCCACTCACCATTCGGGGGATCACGGCGTAATAGGAACTGTCTTTTATCAACAACTCCTCACAGCCGCACCCGAAGACTTCCTTTGTCATCTGTTCGGAGATGTTTTCCGCGACTACAATCAGGGCCAACTCGGGATCGCTGTGGTGCAGGACCCGAACAAGATGCGTGCCCGAACATCCGG
This sequence is a window from Candidatus Zixiibacteriota bacterium. Protein-coding genes within it:
- a CDS encoding response regulator, with translation MPVPQNGPRILIVEENGYHGMLMEQQLARRLDRPLVVLVKTYEQALKAIQHQKFDIAVVDFSITGCSGTHLVRVLHHSDPELALIVVAENISEQMTKEVFGCGCEELLIKDSSYYAVIPRMVSGLYRRRQSLSQRADKPALPSERSARGYEHELAEPLNTILQTAEKILTENGCIDDEMTSRITAIHRSAQQLKHLFERTETRQKEGSISRIDKVLAGQDESCF